The Verrucomicrobiota bacterium nucleotide sequence GGGCCGTAAAGAATTTGATTTTACCTGCCGCGAAGTTGCCGAGGGACGGCCGTTGCCACAGATCACCGGCTTGTCGTACCGCGGTGACGACGGCCGGATTCACCATAACCCGGAGCGCGAGCTCATCGCCGATTTCGATCGCCTGCCCTCGGTTATGGATGTCTACCGGCGCGACCTGGACATTTCGCGTTATTTTATCGGTTACCTCAAGCACCCTTACGTGTCCCACTACTCCGGCCGGGGCTGCCCCGCCCAATGCACTTTTTGCCTTTGGCCGCAAACGGTCGGCGGTCACCGGTATCGGGCGAAATCCCCTGACGCGGTTGCGGCCGAGATGGTCCACGCGCGCCGGCTCTTTCCGCAGGTAAAAGAGTTTTTTTTCGACGACGACACCTTTACGGCTTACCAGCCGCGTGCCCGCGAGATCGCGCTCCGGCTCGGCCGGCTGGGCCTCACCTGGAGCTGCAACGCGCGGGCCAATGTCAGCTATGAAACGTTGAAAGTGATGCACGATCACGGCTTGCGCTTGTTGCTCGTCGGCTACGAGAGCGGCGACCAGCAGATCCTCGACAACATCAAGAAGGGCGTCCGCCTTGAAGAGGCTAAACGGTTCACGCACGACTGTCACCGGCTCGGGATCACCATCCATGGCACCTTCATCCTCGGTCTGCCGGGCGAAACCCGGGAAACGATTCAGAAAACGATCGCCTTCGCCAAGTCGCTGGACCTGTTCTCCATCCAGGTGAGCCTCGCCGCTCCCTACCCCGGCACCGAACTGTATCAACAAGCGTTACGGTCCGGCTGGTTGAAAACGGATGGACATCTCGTGGGAGAGGCCGGAGAACAGCTTGCAGCCCTTGAATACGACGGCTTGTCCGAACAAGAAATCTTCAAGGCGGTAGAAGAATTCTACAAACGCTATTATTTCCGGTTGCGACCCGTCAGCCGCATTCTCTGGACCATGCTGCGCGACCCGGACGTGATGAAACGCCGGTTGCGTGAAGGTTGGGAATTTTTCGAATTTATGCGCCTGCGCAGTCACACGGCGGGAAAGCAGGAATCATCCGCAGAACACGCAGAAAAGAGAAAACGTCCACAGATTGACACAGATTAAAAGGATCCCGGCGGCAACTCTAAGGCCGACACTCGCACCACCCCCCACGATGCCACTCCGAACTCCGAACGCCGAACTCTGTCCCCCTCTTCCCGCCGTGTTCGCCGTGTTCGCCGTGTGAACTCTTACGTTGTGCCCGCTCTCTTCCGCCGTGCCCGCCGTGTGACCCAGACCCTACCTACCCACACCGGCCAGCCAGCGTTCCAGCACAGCCCTCAGTTCGAGCTCCCGGACCGGCTTTGTCAGGTAATCATCCATGCCCGCCGCCAGGCACTTTTCGCGGTCTCCCGACATTGCGCTGGCCGTCAGGGCAATGATCCGGATGGGTTGATGCCATGGACACCGTTCCGGTGCGTCTCGTTCGAGCGCGCGGATCGCCGCCGTCGTTTCATAGCCGTCCCGGTTCGGCATTTGCCCGTCCATGAGAATCAGGTCGTAGGGAACTCGCTTCAAAATCTCCAGCACTTCCCCGCCGTCCGCCACGGCGTCGGCCGTGTAACCCGTCTTCCGTATCAAGGCCAGGATGACTTTCTGGTTGATGACGTTGTCCTCGGCGACCAGAATTCGTCCCTTCTGCGGCTTGGCGATCTGGTTGCCTGCCGGCAGGACCGGCCCGGACGACGTGCGGCCGGTGACATCCGCCAGGCAATCGAACAGAAGCGATTGCTTGACGGGCTTGTTCAGCTGAGCGTCGATGCCGGCTTCTTTAAGCATTTCGGCCTTTGGCGCGTGCACCAACGACGTCAGCCCAACCAGCCGGGTCGACCCGATCGCCGGATCGGACCTGATCAAACGAGCCAGCGTAAGGCCGTCCACTTTCGGCATTTGCACGTCCAGCAACGCCACGTTGAAGGGCTTTCCGGCACCTGCCGCCTTTCGTAAGAGCTTCAGGGCCTCGTCCCAGCCCTTCGCACTCTCCGCCTGCATACCCCAGTCGGTAATCTGGTGCTGCAGGATGCTGCGCACCGCAGCGTCATCATCAACCACGAGCACCCGCAGCTCGAATCGCCCGCGACGCGTCAGCGCCGCGGGAAGGCCGGGTCGGCTGTACTGTGGCTTCTCAAATTGGGCGGTAAACCAGAAAGTGGACCCTTCGCCGGGCTCGCTCCGCAGGCCGATCTGACCGTGCATCATCGCCACCAGTTGCTTGGAGATCATCAGCCCCAGACCCGTGCCGCCGTATTTGCGCGTTGTCGAGACATCGGCCTGGCTGAAGGCCTGGAACAGGCGAGTCTGAGCTTCCGGCGAAATCCCGATCCCGGTATCCTGCACGCTGAATCGCAACACCGCATGCGTCTGAATCTCGCTCTCGAGCGAAACGTGCACGACCACCTGGCCGCGGTCGGTGAATTTAGCCGCGTTACCCACGAGGTTAACAAGAATCTGACGTAACCGTCCCGGGTCGCCGCGCAATCGAGACGGCACGCCCCGGGCGATGGCGCTGGCTAACTCGAGCCCTTTACGGTACGCCCGTTCGGCCAGCAGGTCTAACGTACCTTCAACAGTTTCAATTACGTCGAAGTCGACAATTTCCAGCGAAACCTTGCCCGCCTCGATCTTGGAGAAGTCCAGGATGTCATTGATGATGGTCAGAAGGGATTCGGCACTGTTGCGGATGATCTGCGCAAGCTCGCGTTGCTGTGAGTTAAGTGTTCCCTCCAGCAGCAAACCCGTCATGCCGATCACGCCGTTCAGCGGGGTACGGAGCTCGTGGCTCACGTTGGCCACAAACGCGCTCTTGGCGCGCGCACTCGCCTCCGCAGCCTCTTTCGTTATCGCCAGTTCAGCCGCACGTTTCCGCTCAAGTTCGCCCCGGATCGCGCCTGAGAGGGTATTGCGCAGCTCCGTGGCGCTCTCAAGCTCTACGCCGGTCCACGCCGGCGATTGCGAGTCGACCGTCTGCTTCCATGCTTCAAACGATTTCCGCGGGCTGATTCGTATCCCGTCAGGTCCGAAGGAAGCAGGTTTGTCGGGGTCCCCGCCCCAGGTTACCGTCCGGACCACCTCCGGACGGAGCCAGCAGGCGTAGCAGGCCTGCTCCGGGAGGAGCCGCACGGCTAACAGGCCGCTCGCTACCGATTTCCACCCGCGGGCCGGCGGGTAAATCATCGGCAGGGTGTGAGTCGCGAATACCGGCTCCGCTTGGCTGGCTGACAACCAATCCCGGAGTTCCAATAGCGTGCGGTCGTCCGGCACGGACCCCAGCGTCGTGATCTGATCCGCAAACAGCACGACCGCACCAGTCGCTTCGATGAAATCCAACAGGTCCGGCCGGTGCCGGGTCAGCCCTTCCGCAAAATGGCCGGTGCTGGCGATTGCCTCGAGAAAATCGGACAGCATCTTGGTCCGCGCCGCCCGGTACTCCTGCGCAGCAGCCGTCGTGCGCACCGCGATCTGAGCCGCCGTCACCTCGCCCAGCAACTGGCAGTCCTGCCGCGAGGCGAAGTCAATGAACTTCGGGCTGCTGTGATGGCAGGCGATCAGACCCCAGAGTTCTCCATCGATCACGAGCGAAATGGTCAGGGTGGCGGCCACGCCCATGTTGTAAAGGTACTCGAGGTGAACCGGTGAGACGCTGCGCAGCACGCACCGGCTCATGTCGAGGGGCGGCTCCGGATCGCGCGTGAGAACCGGTATCGGCACGTAAGACGCATCGGCGATGAGCCGCACCCGGTTCAGTCTATAGAGTTCGCGCGCCTGCGCCGGGATGTCGGAAGCCGGGTAGCGCAACCCGAGGTAAGACGCAACGTTTTCGTCCCGGTCCTCGGCAACCACTTCGCCGCTCCAGTCCTCCAGAAACCGGTAGACCATCACACGGTCGTAACCCGTGAGGCGACGAACTTCTTGTGCTGTGACCCGGCACACGTCCGCGACGGTCGGCGCGGTTTGAACCGCCAGGAGGGCGCTGCGCACCGGCAAAATGGATCCGCCGGCCCGGCCGGCTTCCAATTCCAGAATAAGATTACCTTCAGCCCGATGGATGATCCCGTCCAGGCTTTCACCCGGCCGGGACCGCAGGCGAATCGGTAAAGGATTGCCGATCCCGGGGTCTTCCATCCGTGCCGCCTGTTCCACGGCGCGCGCCGAGGAGTCCTCGAGCATCGGCCCGAGCGGCTGGCCCAGAAGGGCGTCCGGACCACGGCCAAGCACCTCCGCGGCATTGGCGCTTACCTGAACTACCGTATGGCCGGGACCGCGTAGAACCAGCAGGAGCCCGTGGGGCTGCACGCGACCGGGCTGGTGAATCGGCTCCCGGGCGCACGCCGTTAAATCTAGGGATGGGTTCATGGTCCTTCGAAACCGGACGCCGTGACGTCCGGAAAAAGCCAACGCTCAAACGTTTGAAAGGTCTGCAATGCCGCCTCGGCGATAGCATCCGTACTTTGCGCCGGCCAGCGCTCGAGCACCTGCCGGAAAGCCTTCCAGCGTGCGGCGACCTGACGAGGACCAGCGCCATAAAAGAAGGCGACCCCGTTCTCGGGAGTCACTCCCAAGCGTGCCTGAAGTCGCGGTGCCACGACCTGGCCACCCAGCGCCGCTCCCTCAAGCACATAAAGGGCGCCGAGCGCCTGCGCGGCGCCGGTCAGATCCGGCAGGCTTCTGCAAAGCGGCATCATCGCAAGCGCGTTTTCAGAAAAACCCAGCGCCGACAGGTCCCTGACCAGCAAAGCGGTCCTTGGCTGGGGCTCGAATTGCCGGGGGAAGTCCGGCGTGCTTGCGAGCACCGCGAGGCGCGTCTCCATCGGACGGTAAAACCCAAGAAATTTGGCCAGGAGCATTCCATAACCCGCACGGGAAATAGTCTCGAGCGCACCGGTTAACCTGTCTTCCAGGATTTGGTGGGCGGGCCGCGTGGTTTGTCGCAGCAACGAAAGGCACATGATCAAGGGCTTACTTTCCGTGCTCCGCGCAGGCCGGGGCGCGCTTGCGACAGCTCGAGTTTTCTATCAAAATCATACTTTCAAGATGAAAGACAACCACGCCATGAATGCCAACGCAAGTGCTGTCTGCGGCGCACGTTCCGCCGCCGGCTCTCTTTCCCGTCAAGGCCGGCCGTGGTTGGTGGGGAATTACGGCCCTTTGCCGCCTCCGCCGCTTGGACGGCGTGCGGCTTGATGGCGCGGAAAGGTCAGAGAAGACCGCCTTCTGCTCTCGAACGGGGACAGGTCCCGCGCACAGGGACATGCTCTCGTCTCGAACGGGGACAGGTCCGCTTCCCCCAGTGAAGCGCACAGGGACAGGTCCCGCACACAGGGACATACTCCCGAACGGGGACAGGTCCGCTCGTCAGGTCCCGCAAACGGGGACAGGTCACAACGGCGCTGAGTTACGGGCGTTCCGGCCGCTACGCGTTGGGCCTTCACCCATTTCCTCCCGCGTCGAGGCACCCCATACCAATAGGGACAGGTCACAAGGGCGGGTCAGGCCTGAGCCGTTCAGCGGGGCCGCACGAATGGGGACAGACCCCATACCAATAGGGACAGACCCCATACCAATAGGGACAGGCCCCACGAATGGGGACAGACCCCACGAATGGGGACAGACCCCAATGGCGCTATGATGGCGCTATGAGGAATGCCGCGCCGCACGATCTCATCTTCAGAGGGACAGGCACCGTCCGGGGTGGCACCGTACGTAAATGAACAAGAAACCCGTCCACTTGCTGGTTCAGGAACAAGCTTTCCCAGGACCGCATTCGGGCCGCGTCCCGTCACCCATCACCCTCCGCAAAGTCGAGCGGGGCCCGGGGGTGCACGATGGCGTAGAGGACGTGCGCCTTGTGACCGACGCAGGCGACATCACCGGCCGGCTTCACCCGGCTCCGGGCGACGGAGTGGTGCTCTGGGTATTCGGTGCCGGGGGCGGCTTGGGCGGGCCGGCGGGAGGACTCTACACGCGGCTGGGCAGTCAACTCCGGGCCGAGGGCATTGCCTCGCTCGAGCTAGCTTACCGCTACCCCGGACGGCTGGGCGAGTGCGTGACGGACGTCCAGGTCGGCCTTGCCTGGCTTGGGACTCAGGGGAAACGCCGGGCCGTGCTCGTCGGCCATTCCTTCGGAGGCGCGGTGGTGATCACGGCCGGGGTCGCAGCGGGTGAGATGGTGCTGGGAGTGGCTGCCCTGAGCAGCCAGACCAGCGGAGCCCTCGGCACGGTAAGCGCGCTCAGCCCACGACCGCTGCTACTGATCCACGGTACCGCCGACGAGGTGCTGCCTGACACGTGCTCGCGTGCGCTTTACGCCCGGGCGGGTGCGCCGAAACAGCTGATCCTTTACCCGGGTTGCCGGCACGGCTTGGACCAGTGTAGGGACCAACTGGACCATGACCTCATAAAGTGGCTCGGGCACGTACTCGGGTTCCGCGGTGGTCATGGCGGCTCAACTCAGTGAACCGATCCACGATTCCCGGCAGAATCAGCAGCCGGGAACCGGCCGCCGCACTCGCCGGTTTAGCAAACCGCTGATAGCCGGATCCGTATCGATAAAGAGCCGGTTACGACTTGCGCGATACGCCGCTGACTTCTTCGAGGAAATCACTGGCCAGTTGCTTGATCCCTTTCTCCTGTTCCAGGCCACCCAAAGCTGTTTCCTCGGCGGCCCGCGCCAGACGGTGCGACAGGGCAAAGAAGCTGGGTACCCAGAGCCCAACGAAGATGGCCAGACGCTCGGCGTGATCGCGATTCTGGTTGCGTTTGGAAAACCAACTGATGAGCGAGACGGCAATCGAAAGGAAACCGGCGGCAAGCGAGAGGTCCGACAGGAACTTCAGGGTTTCCTTATTCAGGGAGAGGTCGTTTTCCATCGTGTATATCACCGGTTCGACGGCAGCTTCCCGATCGGATTGGGCGAATTCTGGAGGGACACCATCACCTGGGGACCGTGCCAACGAAGAAAGTTACGGTACGGAGAAGCAGTCAAGATCGTTTGCAAAGGCCACGGGGCCCGCAAACTTTTTCCGGATCTCCTCGAGGCTCTGGGCTTCCTTACCCAAGGTCCGCAGCATCCGGTGCGACAACACGAGCCGCTTGACGTGTGCCGCCTGAGCGATTTGTCCGATCACCGAAGGCGGCATGTGCAATTGCCGCTCTACCCCGGCAGCCCCTTCCGGAACCGCGTTGTGCGCAACAAGTAAATCCGCCTCTTTAGCCAGGTGCACCAGGTCGGCACCCTCGCCATTCGTGTCGCCGCTAAACACGATGGCCTTGCCGCCAATCTCAACGCGCCACGTCAAGGACGGTACAGGCCCATGGATGACCCGATCGGCGTACACTGAAAGGCGTTCGCCACGAAACACCACCGCGGCGGGGTCCCCGGCCACGTCGTGAGGCTGCAATCCATAGCTGCCGTCTCCTTGAGGGAGCAACAGCTCGCTCAAGTACCGATAAACCCCGGTCCGGTATTGAAAGAACGCGCGCACAAAACCTACCGTCGATGGAAACTCGCTGTTGCCCCCGGGGCCGTAGACGGGCAGGGGCCGGTCGCGCCCCTCAAACCATGACGAGAAGATCAGGGCGGGAAAATCGGCAGAATGATCCACGTGGAAGTGCGTGAACAAGATCACGTCGAGCTGGGACATTCTCGCGCCACTCTCATCGAATCGAAGCGCGCTGCCGCCGCCCGCATCCACTAACACCCGGGCCTGTCCGTCCTGCCACACCAGGTAGCTGCTGGACGCCCGCTTGTCTTCTAACTCCGGACCTCCGGATCCGAGCGCTTGAACGGCCACGCCCTGGCCGCCGCAAGCTTGCGCATCCCCCGATGGAACCCCTGGCCAATTGAGGCAAATGGTCACTAAACCGAGCAGCGGGATAATCGGGAAAACGCTTCGATGCATTTATCGTTCACTCCTTTTTGATTACTCGCGCTAAATGGCTGTTATGCAAACCCGTCAGACCAAGCAATTGGCGTCTGAAGCAGGCGGCAATCCGAACAGAAACCTGAATCAAAGCCGGCAGCGACACCGTTCGCGAACTCCCCAGGGGCTCGCATCCGAAAGCGGAGTACCTGCTGAACCGGTACCACCCGACGATGCGGCTGACCACGATGGTTTACTGCAGCTCTGAACCCAAGTGCTGAATGAAACCTGGCGCGGTACCCTGTCGCGCTGGTACCCCGCTATGGAGGTAATCCCCGAGACCCAGGCCGCATAGCTTCCGACGTTTCTGATCTCGTTGCCAACGGTGTGAGTGGTCCCATCCATCCGATCATCCTGCAGGCGTTAGCCATTAACCAAGGGGAAGCTGATTGCAGGCGATCCGCTGCGCAAAAACCGGGCATTATCACTCTAACGTATTATGGTTTTCTATTCCACTTTCGCCGAAGAAACTGGTCTCCACCCAAGCCATCAAGGAACGAAATGTTCCGTGTGTAGGGGGCTTCAAATCCTTCCAAGGTGCGCCCCATCGCTTGGAGCTCTATACACTAACGTAAAGGAAGCAAATGGCCAAATCCATCGAGTACAGCGAATCGATCCCTGAACAGACTAGCAAACATCTCGTCGTGAGAGGCCATGGCGTTTACTTCTGTTTTGACGTTGACCAGTCCACGCCGGTGAAGGAGCACACGGATTTTCTGGACTCGACCCTGGTGCCCTTCATCATCAGGGCCGTAAAGAGACTTGGTCCTGGAACTTACAACCTGATTATGCACGGGTCAGCCAGTGCAACGGGCCAATCGACGCACAATTTCGACCTTGGGTCACGAAGGGCAACCAACATCTTTAACGAGATTGACAAACGGTTTGACCAAAAGAAGAAAACGGATTCATCTCTTTCGATTTTTCAGTTGGAACCGATGATTATCGACCACGGGGATGAGGAGTCGGAAAAAGACCCATTACTCTCGGGAGCACGCAAAAAGGGACCAAAACAAGTCGAGCACGTACAAGCAATTTACAGGTCTGCGATATACTTTACCAGAGCGAAACAAAAAAAGTCGTCTACATTTTCTATTAGAGAGATCTATTTTTTCAAATTCAAGAAAATAGAAGAACCCCTTCCACAAGTTCTTAAGCAGATTTCTGACTTTCTGGACAAACCAGTTCCGCATTTCATCTTTGGCCAGCTAAAGGACAGACTGCTGAAACCTGTTAAAGAGGCATTTGGCGAGCTTAGTTTTTTGGCGGGTCACATGGTGTCGTACCTTGTCCCGAGTACGGCGGACTATTGCTTTGAAATAAAGGATAGCCTGAAGGAGCATGCTCTCTATCGCTTCAACGGGATAAAAAATGAGGACAAATACGAACTCCTCGACCTGATTGGGATGATCACGAAGATTCGCGGTGTTAGTGATGCATTAAAAAGTGCGGCTAAAAAGGCGGGCCTGGCGAAGAAACTATTTTCTATCTCAGAAACGATTTCCAAGGTCACTGACGAGCTTGTCGGCCATGCATATCCAATCTTGGAGAAGCGCTTCGGCCGAGAGATTGCGAACCAGATTAGGGATGCATTCCTAACGGTACGCGAAGGTGCACGCAAGTTGTTTACGGCCATCTCGGTTCCAGGTTCAGAATTTACGCCGTTCCGTTTTCATGACGGTGGGTCAGACCACGCCCTCGCCGGGCTCGCAGGCCCGGCAAGGCGAATTGCCGTCGACGCGGGGTACCATTCGTCAGTCGAGATTTACTTCGGCGGCTCTGCCTCGCCGCGATCGACCGAATGGATGGCCTATGCGCACATTGTGACCGGCTTTCAGATCAGAAATGCGTTTTTTGCAATGGGTCGGGCCGACGGCTCCTTTATCTTGCTCAAATCCGGTTATCTTACTGATATTGCACCGGGGTTATATGATCCGGTCACAGGTTGAGCGTGGTACGATCT carries:
- a CDS encoding alpha/beta hydrolase, which encodes MNKKPVHLLVQEQAFPGPHSGRVPSPITLRKVERGPGVHDGVEDVRLVTDAGDITGRLHPAPGDGVVLWVFGAGGGLGGPAGGLYTRLGSQLRAEGIASLELAYRYPGRLGECVTDVQVGLAWLGTQGKRRAVLVGHSFGGAVVITAGVAAGEMVLGVAALSSQTSGALGTVSALSPRPLLLIHGTADEVLPDTCSRALYARAGAPKQLILYPGCRHGLDQCRDQLDHDLIKWLGHVLGFRGGHGGSTQ
- a CDS encoding response regulator, giving the protein MNPSLDLTACAREPIHQPGRVQPHGLLLVLRGPGHTVVQVSANAAEVLGRGPDALLGQPLGPMLEDSSARAVEQAARMEDPGIGNPLPIRLRSRPGESLDGIIHRAEGNLILELEAGRAGGSILPVRSALLAVQTAPTVADVCRVTAQEVRRLTGYDRVMVYRFLEDWSGEVVAEDRDENVASYLGLRYPASDIPAQARELYRLNRVRLIADASYVPIPVLTRDPEPPLDMSRCVLRSVSPVHLEYLYNMGVAATLTISLVIDGELWGLIACHHSSPKFIDFASRQDCQLLGEVTAAQIAVRTTAAAQEYRAARTKMLSDFLEAIASTGHFAEGLTRHRPDLLDFIEATGAVVLFADQITTLGSVPDDRTLLELRDWLSASQAEPVFATHTLPMIYPPARGWKSVASGLLAVRLLPEQACYACWLRPEVVRTVTWGGDPDKPASFGPDGIRISPRKSFEAWKQTVDSQSPAWTGVELESATELRNTLSGAIRGELERKRAAELAITKEAAEASARAKSAFVANVSHELRTPLNGVIGMTGLLLEGTLNSQQRELAQIIRNSAESLLTIINDILDFSKIEAGKVSLEIVDFDVIETVEGTLDLLAERAYRKGLELASAIARGVPSRLRGDPGRLRQILVNLVGNAAKFTDRGQVVVHVSLESEIQTHAVLRFSVQDTGIGISPEAQTRLFQAFSQADVSTTRKYGGTGLGLMISKQLVAMMHGQIGLRSEPGEGSTFWFTAQFEKPQYSRPGLPAALTRRGRFELRVLVVDDDAAVRSILQHQITDWGMQAESAKGWDEALKLLRKAAGAGKPFNVALLDVQMPKVDGLTLARLIRSDPAIGSTRLVGLTSLVHAPKAEMLKEAGIDAQLNKPVKQSLLFDCLADVTGRTSSGPVLPAGNQIAKPQKGRILVAEDNVINQKVILALIRKTGYTADAVADGGEVLEILKRVPYDLILMDGQMPNRDGYETTAAIRALERDAPERCPWHQPIRIIALTASAMSGDREKCLAAGMDDYLTKPVRELELRAVLERWLAGVGR
- a CDS encoding MBL fold metallo-hydrolase, which translates into the protein MHRSVFPIIPLLGLVTICLNWPGVPSGDAQACGGQGVAVQALGSGGPELEDKRASSSYLVWQDGQARVLVDAGGGSALRFDESGARMSQLDVILFTHFHVDHSADFPALIFSSWFEGRDRPLPVYGPGGNSEFPSTVGFVRAFFQYRTGVYRYLSELLLPQGDGSYGLQPHDVAGDPAAVVFRGERLSVYADRVIHGPVPSLTWRVEIGGKAIVFSGDTNGEGADLVHLAKEADLLVAHNAVPEGAAGVERQLHMPPSVIGQIAQAAHVKRLVLSHRMLRTLGKEAQSLEEIRKKFAGPVAFANDLDCFSVP
- a CDS encoding biliverdin-producing heme oxygenase, with product MCLSLLRQTTRPAHQILEDRLTGALETISRAGYGMLLAKFLGFYRPMETRLAVLASTPDFPRQFEPQPRTALLVRDLSALGFSENALAMMPLCRSLPDLTGAAQALGALYVLEGAALGGQVVAPRLQARLGVTPENGVAFFYGAGPRQVAARWKAFRQVLERWPAQSTDAIAEAALQTFQTFERWLFPDVTASGFEGP
- the hpnJ gene encoding hopanoid biosynthesis associated radical SAM protein HpnJ, with protein sequence MTSGPETAPTLFLNPPSYRGFDGGAGSRYQARREVRSFWYPTWLAQPAALIPNSRLVDAPPHDLDSAAVLRIARDYPHVVIHTSSPTLAGDAALAENIKNQRPDAKVGFVGAHAAVLPEETLRASEAIDWVGRKEFDFTCREVAEGRPLPQITGLSYRGDDGRIHHNPERELIADFDRLPSVMDVYRRDLDISRYFIGYLKHPYVSHYSGRGCPAQCTFCLWPQTVGGHRYRAKSPDAVAAEMVHARRLFPQVKEFFFDDDTFTAYQPRAREIALRLGRLGLTWSCNARANVSYETLKVMHDHGLRLLLVGYESGDQQILDNIKKGVRLEEAKRFTHDCHRLGITIHGTFILGLPGETRETIQKTIAFAKSLDLFSIQVSLAAPYPGTELYQQALRSGWLKTDGHLVGEAGEQLAALEYDGLSEQEIFKAVEEFYKRYYFRLRPVSRILWTMLRDPDVMKRRLREGWEFFEFMRLRSHTAGKQESSAEHAEKRKRPQIDTD